GGCCATCGGCCGGGAACCCATGGGGCCGGAACAGCAGGTTCAGTTTACCATTCGAGCCAAGGGGCGGCTGGATAAACCCGAGGAATTTCAAAACATCGTCATTCGTGGAAACGACCAGGGGGGGCTGGTGCGTTTGAAGGACATTGCCCGCGTGGAGTTGGCCGCCAAGGAGTATTCTACCGACTCCATGCTCAACGGAAACCCTGCCGCCACGCTGGCCGTGTACCGAGCCACCGGAGCCAACGCCTTGGACACCATGCAGGCCGTTCGAGCCGAACTGCAGCGCCTGTCGAGGTTCATGCCCCAGGACATGGCTTACGAAATCATTCTGGACACCACTCGCTATGTGTCGGCAGCTATTCGAGAAATCCAATGGACTTTAGGGCTTACCTTTCTTCTGGTGCTTCTCGTCAATTACGTCTTTTTGCAGGACTGGCGCGCGACCTTGGTGCCGACGGTGACCATTCCGGTATCTTTGATCGGGACCTTTGCGGTCCTTCTTGCCCTGGGCTACAGCGCCAACACCATCTCCTTGTTTGCCCTCATCATGGCCATTGGTCTCGTCGTCGACGACGCCATCGTTGTGGTGGAAAACGTGTTTCGCCTCATGGCGGAGGAAAACCTTTCGCCAAAGGATGCGGCCATCAAGAGCATGGAGCAGGTGACCGGCCCGATTATTGCCACCACCTTGGTGCTTCTGGCCATTTTCGTCCCGGTGGGCTTTATGCCCGGCATCACGGGGCAGCTCTACAAACAGTTTGCTGTGACCATCTGCACCTCGGTGCTCATTTCCACTCTGTGCGCTCTGACCCTGAGTCCCGCCATGTGCGCCATCCTCCTCCGGCCTCATCGGCCGCCTCAACGCGGCCCTTTTGCTTGGTTTAATCGGTTCTTGGCTAGGGCGCGCCGAGGCTACGTGGCGGGATCCGCCTTGCTCATTCGCAAAGCTGTTCTTGGATTGCTTATTCTAATCGGGGTGTTTGTGGGTAGTGGGGTTTTGTTTCAAAGGAGCCCCAGCAGTTTTCTTCCGGAAGAGGATCAGGGCTATTTCTTTTTTAACACGCAGCTTCCCGAAGGGGCGTCCTTGGGACGAACCTACGAAGTGATGAAGCGCATCACGGGAGAGATTCGTTCTATCGACGGCGTGAAAGACGTCATCGGGGTGAGCGGATTCAGCCTATTGAGTGGCCGTGCGGCCAACGTGGGATTTGGCATTGCCATTCTCAGGCCGTGGGACGAAAGGCCAGGCGCTCGACTGCATGTGGAGAACATTGTCAGGCAGGTCCAGGCACGCCTGGCCGCCATTCCCCAAGCCAATTCCTTTGCTTTTGCGCCACCGGCCATCATCGGGCTGGGCACGACGGGTGGTTTTGATTTTCGGCTTTTGGCCCAAGAAGGCCAAAGCCCGCAGGAACTCTTTGGCGTGGCCCTCTCCCTCATGATGGCCGCCAATCAGGATCCGGCCCTCTCCCGAGTCTTTACCACCTACACGGCCAACACGCCTCAGATCTTTCTCCACGTGGACAGAACCCGCGCCGAATATATGAAAGTGCCCGTAAGCCGCATTTTTTCAACGCTGCAGGCCCAGTTGGGATCGGCCTATGTCAATGACTTCAACCTGCAGGATCGCACGTACCAGGTCAAGGTGCAGGCGGAAGCGACCTACCGCGACGATCTTTCCGACATTCAAAGGCTGTATGTGCGAAGTGATGCCGGAACCCTTGTTCCTCTCACCAGCCTTGCCACCCTGTCCACCATTCTGGGTCCTCAATTGATGAAGCGTTACAATCAGTTTCCCAGCGCGGATTTCAGCGGCCAGGCGGCCCCGGGCTATTCCTCCGGCCAAGCCATGGAGGCCATGGAACGATTGGCTTCCAAGGTGCTGCCGCCAGGCTACGGCTTTGAATGGTCGTCGGTGTCTTTTCAGGAAAAACAAGCCTCAGGTCAGGTGGTCTGGCTTTTCTTTCTAGCGGTTCTTTTTGGTTACCTGTTTCTTGTTGGTCAATACGAAAGCTGGAACATTCCTCTGGCCATCATCTTTTATGTCCCGGTGGCAGCTCTAGGCGCTCTGGCCGGACTGACTGTGATGGGCATGCCTTTGAGCATCTATGCGCAAATCGGATTGGTGCTTCTGGTGGGGCTGTCTGCCAAGAATGCCATTCTCATCGTGGAATTTGCTCGAGACAGTCGAAGGCGTGGCTTGTCCATCCCCGAAGCGGCGCTGGCGGGTGCCGGCATTCGGTTCCGCCCCGTTCTCATGACGGCATTCACCTTTATTCTAGGGGTGGCGCCCTTAGTGATTGCCACCGGAGCCGGCGCAGCCAGCCGCCGGGCCATCGGGACCACGGTCTTTTCGGGCATGCTCGTGTGCACGCTTGTGGGTATTTTTCTGATTCCCTATCTCTTTTACGTGTTTCAGACGGCGCGGGAAAAAGGTCGAGCGTGGCGCGAAAAGCATCGTGGCACACCCTGATGGAGTTCAGAAAGGGAGAAGGCTACATGGCGTGGTTTGAACGGGCGCTCTTAAGGACGGTTCTGGGAGGGGTCGTCGTGATGTCCCTCATTGCTCAGGGCTGTGCTCCCGTGGGTCCTCAATACACCGCTCCGGAAAACAAGGTTCCGGAGCGCTGGCACGCTCAGGAGACCGGCCCGTTTGAAGCCGCGAACCTGAGCGAGGCCGTTCTGGCTCAATGGTGGAAAACATTTGACGACCCTATTCTTACCGAAGTGGAGAGTCGCGTCCTGCAGGCCAACAGGGACCTCAAAGTGGCCGTAGCTCGTGTTCGAGAGGCTCGAGCGGTTCTCGGCACCCAAAGAGCCGATCTTTTTCCATCACTGAATGCGGCGGGCCAAGCTTTGCGGCAGCGCACCAGCGCGCATGGCACCGCCAGTCGGGCCATGGAAACGGGATTTTACCGGGCCGGTTTTGACGCAGGATGGGAGCTGGACCTGTTTGGCGGAACGCGCCGGGCCGTGGAGGCGGCCCTTGCCGACTGGGAAGCCGCTCAAGCAGCCCACGATGCCGTGCGGGCGAGCCTCATGGCCGAAGCGGCTTTGGCTTACGTCGAACTGCGCACCTTTCAGGAACGCTTGGATCTGACGCGCCGAAACATAGCCGTGCAGGAGGAAACTTACGAATTGAACCTCTCGCGCTATGAAGCGGGCCTTATTGACGAACTGCCCGTTCAGCAGTCACTCTACAATTTGGAACACACGCGAGCCGCCGTTGCCCCTCTGGAAGCCGGTTTGGAAGCGGCAAAGAATCGACTGGCGGTGCTTGCGGGTAAGGAACCCGGAACGCTGGAAAAGGTTTTGGGCGAATCTCGCCCTATTCCTTCGGTGCCACCGCGCGTGGCCGTGGGCATTCCCGCCGAAGCGCTTCGAAACCGCCCCGACATTCGGCTAGCCGAACGGAACCTGGCAGCGGCCACGGCCCGCATTGGCCAGGCATCGGCAGAGCTTTACCCCAAATTTCGCCTTGTGGGCACCATTGGCTTGGAATCCCTAAGGGCACCAGATCTTCTGGAGTGGGCCAGCCGTTTTTGGACCATCGGTCCCGCCGTGCAATGGCGCCTTTTTGATGCCGGAAAGATTCGCCAGACCATCGAGGTTCGCACCGCGCAGCAGGAGCAGGCCCTGTTGCGCTACGAATCCACCTTATTGAACGCTCTGGAAGAAGTGGAAAATACTCTTGTGGCCTTTGCCAAGGAACAAAGGCGGCTGGAGCAGCTGAATAAAGCCGTTGAGGCCGCCCAAAAGGCGGCGTTTCGCGCCGGAGACCGCTACCAAGCGGGCCTTGTGGATTTTACCGATGTTTTAGATGCGCAGCGTACCCTGCAGAATTTTCAAGACGAACGCGCTCAAAGCCGTGGCGCCGTCACGGCCAACCTGATTCGGCTTTACAAGGCTTTGGGAGGCGGCTGGCAGCCGAGCACGTCGGCGAATCCGTGAGCGGAGCCTGAGCGCTTGTCAACGCGCGGCCTTGAACTGCAGGCTGTTATCGCCCCGCCTTTGGCGCCGTGCCGTGCTCCCACAGAAGATCGTGCCGAGCTCATCCACAAGGGTTTTTCCCAACACGCTAGGCCTTGACCAAAAGATTCGCCAGGCGCTGTTTTTTTGCCAGCGGCCTTGTTCCCATCGGCCACGGCGCTGTCGAAAAAGAGCCTCGCCCATTCCTGTTAAACGGAATCCAGGCTTTTGGGAAAGGCGGCCCCGTCGGCAGCCATGAGGCGGCTGATGCCGTCCCAGTCGTGCAAACTTTCCCCATGACGGTCCAGGCTTGGTGCAGGGCCAGCAGGCGCACCACCTGGTTGATCATGTTGGCATCCTGTTGTCCAAAGCCAGCCGTGGGCAGCACCACGTGAGCCCACCGGGCCGCGGGGCCCAAAAGGTTGTCCTGAAGCACGAGAAATTCCAGCCGATTCAAAGATTCCCAAGCCTGCGGAAATCCTTCTTGCCAGAGCGCACTGTCTTGCAGGAGCAGGGCTCGAAGGTGACCTTCCTGAAGAGCTTCCGGCACATCGACGGCGGGACACTGAGGAATCGACGCACCGTCCCCCAGTTTCCACGAAGTGGTGACGGAACGTGCCATCGTCCGGTCCGGGCAAGGGCTGCTTTTAACGTTCTGACCTCCAACATTTTGCGCTTTATCGGTCAGCTTGGCTTGCTGGGAGATGGCGCACCGATCCGCCATGTAGTCAAGCGGAGCAGGATGAAGCCCGTGATCCAGGAACCTGATCGAGCGCGCCTCCCTGCGGATGGAAAGCGGGCGCCAGCTCCAGCTGAGATTCAGCCGGCACTGCCTGCTTATGAAGCCTTCTGGAAGGTTTATGGGTTTATGGCTACCGGATAGCCTGAGATCAACCTCAGCGGTCTCGAAATGGTTGCGACGGCCGATTAGATAAGTACGCTCACGGTCCGCCGACATGGGCTGATTTTCCAAAGACTGCAAGAAAAAATACAGGGCGTGGACTCTGCTATGTCTTATAAGAGAATGTCGACGGCGCCTTTTTCAAAAAAAGAGCCCTGTGTGCATGAAGGCATGGAGGGGCTCTTACCGATTCACGAAGGAGATGATCAAGCCATTCCTGGGGGAGATAGGGCATGAGGTTTATGACTTCGGCACGCATTCGGACACGCCCGTCGACTGTTCCCCGTTCCTACGCGCTGCGGCCAAAGCGGTGCAGAAGGGAGCATGCGAGCGGGGCATTGTCTTGGGGGCTCCGGGAACGGGGAGGCCATGGTGGCCAACCGACTCAAAGGGATTCGGTGCGCACGCTGCTGGAACCGAAAAACGACCCTCCTACTTAGAGGGCACAATGATGCGAACAGAATCTCCCTAGAGGCGAGGACGATCTCCCCTTGAACGGCCCTCAAGACCGTGGACGTCTGGCTCAATACCCCCTTTAAGGGGGACATCCTATGAAACGGATTCAAAAGATTGATGCAATTGTCAGTTAAAAGGAGAAGCCAGGGGCCGAATCATAGAACGAGACGCACGTATGGATGAAACGTCCAGGCCCGCGGGGGACGAAGCGGACCGACGACACCCTGTCTATTTTTTTGGGGGATTATGTTGGTGAACACGCCCAATTCGTAGCCGGTTCTCTCGTTGATGAAGGTTCCTGCCAGGACCATTCTTTCCCCGTAGGGTATCTCAAGGGGGGACGTTGTCCATCCGGATGATCACGTAGACCTTTTACCCGGGCGACTGTTCGATCAGACCCCGCATCAACCTCCCTCAGAGCCCTGAGCCCCTATAGTCCACCCTGACGGCCGTGTACCCCCGTTCGAGATATCCGGAGAGATCGAGACCTGTGGCCGCTTCGATTTTTTGACGATCATCTTTCCTGGGATACTTTTGGGTGGATGTGCCTACGACATGAGTTTCCGTATGATGGTGTAAAAAGGAGTTAGCTTCCAGGGGGGGCTGAATCAGGGGGAACCACCCTCCCCCACCTCCCCTCGGGTGTTGAGACAAAAGCCAACCATTGCAATGCATGATGCCATGGGCCTATTTCTTGGTGACAGTCAAGCCCATAAGCCGCCGAAGCATGACGGTGATCCATCACCATACCTGGAATAACCCTGGATAAGCGGATAGATGGCCCATTTCACCACCCGATGAACCGTCGCCAGGTTACGCCTTCAAGGCATGAAGTGATTGGACGATTGGCCGTCCATCTTTTCCTTCGAACGGGCTGAACCGCTCTCTCTTCCGTCTCACACGCCTTTTGTGGACCGCACTCGACGCTGATTGTGGGTGCAGCCCAATTGGGGGGGTCAGTGTTCGCCCCGACGTGATCGCGTCGAGGACGGATCGCGGAGCCCTTGACAATAATGGCCATTGGATGAAAAAACGACAGGATCCTGACATTGGCGCAAGGATCATGACTTTATTGAAGAGGTGAATATGTCGCGATTGCGTGAATTCCGCGCGAAAAAGAATTGGACGCAGGCCGAGCTGGCACGCCGTTCGGGTGTTTCTCGTTCCGGAATCGCCGCCATCGAAAACGGCGCTTTGGTCCCGTCAGTGCATACAGCCTTGGCACTGGCCCGGGCTTTGGACTGTACGGTTGAGGAACTGTTTGCGGACACAGAGAGCCAAGTTATTGCCTGGGCATGGCAACCATCGGAGGAATCCCCTGCCTTTTGGGAAGCCTCTTTTGACCAGACGGTTCTCGCGTTTCCGGTGGAACCGCTACCTTACAGTATTTTGCCGCCCGATGGCTGGGTTGACGGCCATGTGCGAAAACCGCTCTCGACGGATGTGTCAAAAATGACCTTGGTCATGGCCTCCTGTGATCCCGCAGCCGGATTTCTGGCTTCGGTGATGGGCTCAAAGGCAGGCGTGAGGGTGCTGTCCTTTCACCGTTCCAGTAAAGAAGCTCTTTCTTTACTCAAAAAAGGCGTGGTGCATGTGGCCGGGACCCATCTGCGAGAGGTCGATGAAGCGGGAGGAAATGCAGCTGTGGTTCGTGACATGCTCGGAAAGGGATTTCAGTTGTTACGAGGCGCTGTCTGGCACGAAGGCGTGGCGGTTCGTTCCGGAGAAGGCCTGAGCAGGTTCAAGAAATTGAATTCTCAAAGTGTTCGCTGGATCGGACGCAAGCCAGGCACCGGTGCGCGGCGCTGCCAAGACAAGGTCCTTCCCAGTGACAGGGCGGTGGAGAGCATTGCTGAAAACCACTGGGAGGTGGCCGTGGCCGTTCGCCACGGATGGGTCGATGCGGGAGTATGCCATCGTCTGACCGCCGAACAAGCCGGGCTCGAATTTCTCCAGGTGAGCTTGGAGGCGTTTGATTTCTGTTATCCGGCTTACTTGGAAAACGATCCGCGCATTGTGGCTCTGCGCAAAATCGTTCAAAGCGCAAGCTATCGAAAATCTCTGGCGGGCTTCAGGGGGATCGACACCCGGACAACAGGCCAAGAGGAACTCGTTTAACGTACGAAAGGAGAGAATAAACAATGGCTTTCAATTTGGATGGTGTTGATAGTTGGATGAAGTCGGGATGGCATGTGAGCGTGACGGGCTTGGTTTTATGCTTCCTTTTGTTTTTCTCTGGGGCGGCCGAGGCCCAGCAAAGGCTTCTCGTTTATGCCGGGGCGGCGAGCCAGCCGCCCACTGAAAAGGCAGCTGCCTTGTACGAAAAGAAAACCGGCGTGAAAGTCGATATCGTCTTCGGCGGATCGGGTTATGTTCTTTCCCAGATGAAACTGGCCAAGCAGGGGGACATCTACTTTCCCGGTTCGTCGGATTACATGGAACTGGCCAAACGGAACGGCGATGTTTTTCCGGAAACCGAAAGAAATGTCGTCTATTTGGTCCCGGCCATTAATGTGCCAAAGGGTAATCCACTCGATATTCGAACCCTTGCGGACCTGACTCGGCCGGGAATCAAGGTGGCCATCGCCAACCCTGAAGGGGTTTGTGTGGGGGCATACGCGGTGGAAATCATCGAAAAAAACTTCACTCCCAAGCAAAAAGCAGCCTTCAAACGGAATCTGACCAATTACACGGGTAGCTGTGAAAAAACCGCCACCGCCATCTCCCTTAAGCAGGTCGACGCCGTGATCGGTTGGCGGGTGTTTCAACACTGGGACCCGGAACGGATTGAAACCGTGCCGCTGCACCCGGATCAGATTCCGCGCATTGGATACATCCCCATCGCCATTGCCAAATACACCCAAAATCGCCAGGCAGCCCAAAAATTCATTGATTTTATCCTCTCATCGGAAGGCCAGGCCATATTCGCCAAGTACAAATACTTTGCCACGCCCGACGAGGCATTTGCCTATGTAGGTGCTGAAAAGCCTGTGGGTGGCGAATATGTTATCCCAACGGAATGGTTGAAAAAATAGGATCGATTGCCACGTGGGGTTTCGTCGAATCACAATTTGCGCATCATTGGCCGTGTTGTCCTTTTATGCGCTCCTTATCCTTTCTCTGGCCTATTTTTTTGAATGGGACCAAGTGCGCCGGATATGGTTCAGCGACCGCACGCTGTTTACGATCAAGCTGAGCCTGGCGGCGGCCACCCTGGCCGCCGTTTTCGCCTTGTTGCTTGCGGTGCCGGCGGCCTATGCTTTGTCGCGCTTTGATTTCAGGGGTCGCCTGGCGGCCGACACCATCTTGGAGTTTCCCATCATTGTTTCACCGGCTGCCCTTGGAGCCGTTCTCCTTATTTTCTTTAACAATCCTCTAGGAGAGTGGATTCAGGCGCATCTCGTCACGTTTGTGTTCAGTTTCGCCGGGGTCGTTTTGGCGCAGTTTGTCACGGTCCTGGGTATCGCCACCCGATTTGTTAAGACGGCACTGGATGAAATCCCGACGGAATACGAGCGCGTTGCCCGTTCCCTGGGTGCGGGTCCGTTCAGAGCCTTTGCCACCACGACCCTGCCATTGGCGAAACGGGGTCTGTTTACGGCATTCGTGCTTTCATGGGCCAAGGCCATGGGCGAGTTTGGCGCGACCATCACCGTGGCCGGTACCATGGCCATGCGGACGGAGACGCTGCCCGTTGCCATATACATGAGACTTTCTACGGCCGACATCGAGGGGACCGTGGCCTTGATCCTGTTGTTACTGTTTATCGGGCTGGGTTCCCTTTTTCTTGTTCGCAGGGTTTCGAGGAGGCGCTTTCATGCTGAAACTTGAGGGAATCACGCTCCGGACCGGCTCGTTCACTCTGAACCCTTTGTCCCTCGAGATTCATTCCGGTGAATGCCATGCCCTTTTGGGCCCTTCGGGTGCAGGGAAAAGCACGGTTCTCGAACTGATTGTGGGGTTTCGAAGACCTGCGGCGGGCCGCATTTTTTTAAACGGCAAAGACCTCACCCAGGTCCCGGTGGAGCGACGTGATGTGGGTTACCTGCCCCAACAACTCGCCATCTTCCCTCACCTTTCGGTCAAGGAAAATATCATGTACGGCATCCGCTGCAGACGTAAACCTCATGGGAACGATTGGGCGGTTGTGGAGTCCTTGATCGATGCCCTGGACCTGGGGGACCTCAAAGACCGGATGCCGGCCAACCTGAGCGGCGGCGAGCGTCAGCGTGTGGCACTTGCTAGGGCGCTCGCGCCTTCCCCAAAGCTTTTGATCCTGGATGAACCTTTTTCGGCTTTGAATGAAACCTTTCGACGAGAGCTTTGGGGACTTTTAAAATCCATACAACAACGATACCATGTCACCACACTCATGGTTACCCATGATTTGGAGGAAGCATTTTTCTTCGGTGAAAAGATCCACATCCTTATCCACGGCACTTTACACCAAAGCGGTCCTCGCAGAGAAGTTTTCGACAGGCCGGCCACACTCGAAGCTGCCCGTTTCTTGGGCATACCGAATCTTTTCCCCGCAATGGTCATCGACAAGCACGACCACGGCATCGTTGTTGGATTGAAAAGCCTCGGGCTGCAATTGTCCATC
The Desulfosoma caldarium genome window above contains:
- a CDS encoding efflux transporter outer membrane subunit, giving the protein MAWFERALLRTVLGGVVVMSLIAQGCAPVGPQYTAPENKVPERWHAQETGPFEAANLSEAVLAQWWKTFDDPILTEVESRVLQANRDLKVAVARVREARAVLGTQRADLFPSLNAAGQALRQRTSAHGTASRAMETGFYRAGFDAGWELDLFGGTRRAVEAALADWEAAQAAHDAVRASLMAEAALAYVELRTFQERLDLTRRNIAVQEETYELNLSRYEAGLIDELPVQQSLYNLEHTRAAVAPLEAGLEAAKNRLAVLAGKEPGTLEKVLGESRPIPSVPPRVAVGIPAEALRNRPDIRLAERNLAAATARIGQASAELYPKFRLVGTIGLESLRAPDLLEWASRFWTIGPAVQWRLFDAGKIRQTIEVRTAQQEQALLRYESTLLNALEEVENTLVAFAKEQRRLEQLNKAVEAAQKAAFRAGDRYQAGLVDFTDVLDAQRTLQNFQDERAQSRGAVTANLIRLYKALGGGWQPSTSANP
- a CDS encoding ABC transporter permease, translating into MGFRRITICASLAVLSFYALLILSLAYFFEWDQVRRIWFSDRTLFTIKLSLAAATLAAVFALLLAVPAAYALSRFDFRGRLAADTILEFPIIVSPAALGAVLLIFFNNPLGEWIQAHLVTFVFSFAGVVLAQFVTVLGIATRFVKTALDEIPTEYERVARSLGAGPFRAFATTTLPLAKRGLFTAFVLSWAKAMGEFGATITVAGTMAMRTETLPVAIYMRLSTADIEGTVALILLLLFIGLGSLFLVRRVSRRRFHAET
- a CDS encoding substrate-binding domain-containing protein, which codes for MSRLREFRAKKNWTQAELARRSGVSRSGIAAIENGALVPSVHTALALARALDCTVEELFADTESQVIAWAWQPSEESPAFWEASFDQTVLAFPVEPLPYSILPPDGWVDGHVRKPLSTDVSKMTLVMASCDPAAGFLASVMGSKAGVRVLSFHRSSKEALSLLKKGVVHVAGTHLREVDEAGGNAAVVRDMLGKGFQLLRGAVWHEGVAVRSGEGLSRFKKLNSQSVRWIGRKPGTGARRCQDKVLPSDRAVESIAENHWEVAVAVRHGWVDAGVCHRLTAEQAGLEFLQVSLEAFDFCYPAYLENDPRIVALRKIVQSASYRKSLAGFRGIDTRTTGQEELV
- a CDS encoding efflux RND transporter permease subunit, translating into MFSRIFIERPRLAAVVSIVITIGGLIALFNIPVAQYPQITPPEIFVTAAYPGAGAEVISQTVAAPIEKEVNGVEDMLYMSSTCSDDGTYQLSVTFAVGTNPDIDQVNLQNRVQLAIPKLPAEVVAQGITVRRRSSDIMAAVSFYSPKGTQTMLSLSHFMSNVVKDALVRLPGVSDVFIFGEKEYSLRIWMNPDRLTAMGLTAEDVIAAVRRQNIQAAVGAIGREPMGPEQQVQFTIRAKGRLDKPEEFQNIVIRGNDQGGLVRLKDIARVELAAKEYSTDSMLNGNPAATLAVYRATGANALDTMQAVRAELQRLSRFMPQDMAYEIILDTTRYVSAAIREIQWTLGLTFLLVLLVNYVFLQDWRATLVPTVTIPVSLIGTFAVLLALGYSANTISLFALIMAIGLVVDDAIVVVENVFRLMAEENLSPKDAAIKSMEQVTGPIIATTLVLLAIFVPVGFMPGITGQLYKQFAVTICTSVLISTLCALTLSPAMCAILLRPHRPPQRGPFAWFNRFLARARRGYVAGSALLIRKAVLGLLILIGVFVGSGVLFQRSPSSFLPEEDQGYFFFNTQLPEGASLGRTYEVMKRITGEIRSIDGVKDVIGVSGFSLLSGRAANVGFGIAILRPWDERPGARLHVENIVRQVQARLAAIPQANSFAFAPPAIIGLGTTGGFDFRLLAQEGQSPQELFGVALSLMMAANQDPALSRVFTTYTANTPQIFLHVDRTRAEYMKVPVSRIFSTLQAQLGSAYVNDFNLQDRTYQVKVQAEATYRDDLSDIQRLYVRSDAGTLVPLTSLATLSTILGPQLMKRYNQFPSADFSGQAAPGYSSGQAMEAMERLASKVLPPGYGFEWSSVSFQEKQASGQVVWLFFLAVLFGYLFLVGQYESWNIPLAIIFYVPVAALGALAGLTVMGMPLSIYAQIGLVLLVGLSAKNAILIVEFARDSRRRGLSIPEAALAGAGIRFRPVLMTAFTFILGVAPLVIATGAGAASRRAIGTTVFSGMLVCTLVGIFLIPYLFYVFQTAREKGRAWREKHRGTP
- the modA gene encoding molybdate ABC transporter substrate-binding protein; protein product: MAFNLDGVDSWMKSGWHVSVTGLVLCFLLFFSGAAEAQQRLLVYAGAASQPPTEKAAALYEKKTGVKVDIVFGGSGYVLSQMKLAKQGDIYFPGSSDYMELAKRNGDVFPETERNVVYLVPAINVPKGNPLDIRTLADLTRPGIKVAIANPEGVCVGAYAVEIIEKNFTPKQKAAFKRNLTNYTGSCEKTATAISLKQVDAVIGWRVFQHWDPERIETVPLHPDQIPRIGYIPIAIAKYTQNRQAAQKFIDFILSSEGQAIFAKYKYFATPDEAFAYVGAEKPVGGEYVIPTEWLKK
- a CDS encoding ABC transporter ATP-binding protein; this encodes MLKLEGITLRTGSFTLNPLSLEIHSGECHALLGPSGAGKSTVLELIVGFRRPAAGRIFLNGKDLTQVPVERRDVGYLPQQLAIFPHLSVKENIMYGIRCRRKPHGNDWAVVESLIDALDLGDLKDRMPANLSGGERQRVALARALAPSPKLLILDEPFSALNETFRRELWGLLKSIQQRYHVTTLMVTHDLEEAFFFGEKIHILIHGTLHQSGPRREVFDRPATLEAARFLGIPNLFPAMVIDKHDHGIVVGLKSLGLQLSIDRNTLGNAEIKKGDSVVLGIRPENVVLHLSGQPCSQNDPRLKGEVVEMVEGIHDLSISFKPYDSDAVIKVTTERHRSETLHHKKIEIILPIDRFFCVPLNRNDCTEE